One Actinomycetota bacterium DNA segment encodes these proteins:
- a CDS encoding IS1634 family transposase, protein MSDIGEMLAEMNITHAEHLPVVATFMERMGIVDTINAAAPTEMVVDSGTVVKLMVLDTLSGRSPLYRLETFAESIDTGLLLGRETPSTAFNDTTLGRAMDAVYEAGTEKLFSQIALRAAMAYPLEVNTLHVHFDTTSVNVWGDYRMCEEGCDGLKITHGHSKDKRPDLKQFLLKMLCIHRNIPIIGGTESGNASDKKINNEVLTNLSRHMARHGLAEGAFVYIADSAFVTPKNLEALGENLFITRLPFTYKQTDRIIAEAVRKDEWIAVKSEVASSDKRKRASYRVCEGAVELYGQSYRAIVVHSDAHDKRRQKKLDRITSESREAYEKILSQAKAVEYFCREDAEAAAASLMLDGSPCHYCSCTVVEKETYARGRPPKNGERRVAKVRYVLEGGVVENKDEIKRIREAAGCFVLLSNVPASGDMAHSPKDVLTAYKEQHGIERNFGFLKDPLIVNDIFLKRPDRIEVLGFILLVSLLTWNLMEHVMREYLKSTNSTIPGWDKKPTKKPTSFMMTVKFKGVLVARVADKWCFTAPLTYEQRQYIQAMGLTEESLLRKGNM, encoded by the coding sequence TCAGGCACCGTGGTCAAGCTTATGGTGCTGGATACACTTTCGGGAAGAAGCCCGCTCTACCGCCTGGAGACATTTGCCGAATCGATTGATACCGGCCTGCTTTTAGGAAGGGAGACCCCCTCAACAGCATTTAATGACACCACTTTAGGTCGTGCTATGGATGCCGTCTATGAAGCCGGCACCGAGAAGCTCTTCTCCCAGATTGCGTTGAGAGCAGCGATGGCTTATCCTTTGGAGGTAAACACGCTCCACGTTCATTTCGATACCACCTCGGTAAACGTGTGGGGCGATTACCGCATGTGCGAGGAGGGCTGTGACGGGCTTAAAATAACCCACGGTCACAGCAAGGATAAGCGCCCTGATCTTAAGCAGTTTCTTTTAAAGATGCTCTGCATCCACCGCAACATCCCAATCATTGGAGGCACAGAGAGCGGGAATGCATCGGACAAGAAAATCAACAACGAAGTACTTACAAACCTTTCCCGGCACATGGCCAGGCATGGCCTGGCAGAAGGTGCCTTCGTCTATATCGCCGATTCTGCTTTTGTCACGCCAAAGAACCTGGAGGCATTGGGAGAAAACCTCTTCATCACCAGGCTGCCCTTCACCTACAAGCAAACCGATAGAATAATTGCAGAAGCGGTAAGAAAGGATGAGTGGATTGCAGTTAAAAGCGAGGTGGCCTCATCGGATAAACGAAAGAGAGCATCCTACCGCGTCTGCGAGGGTGCGGTTGAGCTTTATGGGCAAAGCTATCGGGCCATAGTGGTGCACTCCGATGCCCATGACAAACGCAGGCAGAAAAAGCTTGATCGCATCACTAGCGAATCACGAGAGGCTTATGAAAAGATTCTAAGCCAGGCCAAAGCGGTTGAGTACTTCTGCCGGGAGGACGCAGAAGCCGCAGCCGCAAGTCTTATGCTTGATGGATCGCCCTGCCACTACTGCTCATGTACGGTTGTGGAGAAAGAGACCTACGCAAGGGGCAGGCCCCCGAAGAACGGGGAGCGCAGGGTAGCAAAGGTAAGATATGTTCTCGAAGGAGGGGTGGTCGAGAATAAGGATGAAATCAAGCGGATAAGGGAGGCGGCGGGGTGCTTTGTTCTGCTGAGCAATGTTCCCGCTTCCGGCGATATGGCGCACTCACCTAAAGATGTGCTCACGGCCTACAAGGAGCAACACGGCATCGAGCGCAACTTCGGTTTCTTGAAAGACCCGTTGATCGTCAACGATATCTTCCTTAAAAGGCCCGACCGCATTGAGGTGCTGGGATTCATCCTGCTCGTCTCCCTTCTAACCTGGAACCTCATGGAACATGTGATGCGCGAATACCTAAAGAGCACTAATTCAACCATTCCTGGCTGGGATAAAAAACCGACGAAGAAGCCGACCTCGTTCATGATGACCGTAAAATTCAAGGGGGTGCTTGTAGCCAGGGTTGCCGATAAATGGTGCTTCACCGCCCCGCTCACCTACGAGCAACGGCAGTATATACAGGCCATGGGCCTGACTGAGGAATCACTATTGAGGAAGGGCAATATGTGA